Proteins found in one Lepeophtheirus salmonis chromosome 9, UVic_Lsal_1.4, whole genome shotgun sequence genomic segment:
- the LOC121124417 gene encoding CAP-Gly domain-containing linker protein 4, translating to MMSLPDGPMQSLLNHARKYSTDEPSGGRASSSASSSGKDDYEHDENRRSSISYPEGYSLDRRLSEAGVNRRPSAAQILTEDTDSFIIGETVYVDGVQRGRIQFIGETKFGHGEWAGVFLEEALGKNDGAVGNVRYFQCEPRHGVFARLFRLTREPIEGADDVLSQMKKYGYEIIETPHHHRRGSIGSSGGGSRRGSMSIDDHHHHHPHHLHHLNPRRGSIDRGSLSPRQPRTPETRRTSVSVVTSDTTGCAMHDPHRRGSGVGLSGDHRRTSLIVPERRGSGAFIPPLSPRGRRVNPGKSPLASPRTSRAWGGSGRRGSEIVDHLADEVRRNLPYGARRPSTDITGRRSSSNPRRTSESSSSSSNGGYTRSPLLHRNSRSDALPSSKFGRKTSASLGLGARRSSSSDNNNNSLNNSSSSNNSNKYAVGKRRPSSDLVATELLNRRQSEAGLRRPSTSDIVLNERTSNLMVGMPVYVDGTKPGRIAYIGDVHFAQGIMAGVHLDRPQGKNNGSIGGIMYFQCEPKRGIFSQLHRLTVSPLIGNGSSSNERIY from the exons ATGATGTCCCTCCCTGACGGTCCTATGCAGAGCCTTCTTAACCATGCTCGAAAGTACAGCACTGACGAACCTTCTGGCGGAAGAGCCTCTTCTTCCGCTTCCTCATCCGGTAAGGATGACTATGAACACGATGAAAATCGCCGTTCCTCCATCAGTTATCCTGAAGGCTACTCTTTGGATCGTCGTCTCTCGGAAGCTGGTGTAAATCGACGACCCTCTGCTGCACAAATTCTCACCGAAGACACGGATAGTTTCATCATTGGAGAGACGGTCTATGTTGATGGTGTTCAAAGGGGTCGGATTCAGTTTATCGGAGAAACAAAGTTTGGACATGGGGAATGGGCAGGTGTGTTCCTTGAGGAAGCTCTGGGTAAAAATGATGGTGCTGTAGGAAATGTACGCTACTTTCAATGTGAACCTCGTCATGGTGTTTTTGCTCGACTCTTTCGGTTGACACGAGAGCCCATTGAAGGTGCGGATGATGTACTGAgtcaaatgaagaaatatggCTATGAAATCATCGAGACTCCACATCACCATAGGAGAGGAAGTATTGGAAGTAGTGGAGGTGGATCTCGTCGTGGCTCCATGTCCATTGATGATCATCACCATCATCACCCACATCATTTACATCATCTCAATCCCCGAAGAGGATCCATTGATAGAGGATCCTTGAGTCCAAGACAGCCAAGAACACCGGAAACGAGAAGGACGAGTGTATCCGTTGTTACTTCTGATACAACGGGATGCGCCATGCATGACCCCCATCGGAGAGGTAGTGGGGTGGGGCTAAGTGGAGATCATCGAAGAACAAGTCTCATTGTACCTGAAAGAAGAGGATCTGGAGCCTTTATCCCTCCACTTTCTCCTCGAGGAAGGAGAGTCAATCCCGGGAAATCTCCTCTTGCTTCTCCTAGAACATCAAG AGCATGGGGGGGCTCTGGACGAAGAGGCTCTGAGATAGTTGATCATTTAGCAGATGAAGTCCGACGAAACCTTCCATATGGAGCACGAAGACCCTCGACTGATATCACGGGACGCCGTAGCTCCAGTAATCCTCGTCGAACATCAGAGAGTTCTTCTTCATCATCCAATGGTGGCTATACCCGCAGTCCTCTCCTCCATAGAAATAGTCGTTCCGATGCCCTTCCCTCCAGTAAATTTGGCAGAAAAACATCAGCTAGTCTTGGGCTTGGAGCTCGGCGAAGCTCCTCCTCTGATAATAACAACAATAGCCTGAACAATAGCAGCAGCAGCAATAATAGCAACAAATACGCCGTAGGAAAACGACGTCCCTCCTCCGATTTAGTAGCTACAGAACTCTTGAATCGTCGTCAAAGTGAGGCCGGCCTCCGTCGTCCATCCACCTCAGATATTGTTCTAAATGAGCGCACGTCGAACTTGATGGTTGGAATGCCCGTGTATGTTGATGGTACAAAGCCCGGACGGATTGCTTACATAGGGGATGTTCATTTTGCACAAGGAATAATGGCGGGAGTACATTTAGATCGACCACAAGGGAAGAATAATGGATCCATAGGAGGGATCATGTACTTCCAATGTGAGCCCAAAAGGGGCATCTTCTCCCAACTTCATCGTCTTACTGTCAGTCCACTCATTGGGAATGGATCATCTTCGAATGAGAGAATCTACTAA